The Mixta hanseatica genome includes a region encoding these proteins:
- the panB gene encoding 3-methyl-2-oxobutanoate hydroxymethyltransferase, producing MKPTTISHLRQWKQAGKKFASITAYDFSFARLFADEGMQVMLVGDSLGMTVQGHESTLPVTVDDIAYHTAAVRRGAPHCLLLADLPFMSYATPQQTCENAGQLMRAGANMVKLEGGAWLADTVRMLTERAVPVCGHLGLTPQSVNIFGGYKVQGRDSEAADRLLADAQALEAAGAQLMVLECVPVALAQRVTQALNIPVIGIGAGNVTDGQILVMHDAFGITGGHIPKFAKNFLAETGDIRAAVRQYIQEVEEASYPAAEHSFQ from the coding sequence ATGAAACCCACCACTATTTCGCACCTGCGCCAGTGGAAACAGGCAGGCAAAAAATTTGCCTCCATCACCGCCTACGATTTCAGCTTTGCCCGTCTGTTCGCCGATGAAGGCATGCAGGTGATGCTGGTCGGCGATTCACTGGGCATGACGGTGCAGGGACATGAATCCACGCTGCCGGTGACGGTAGACGATATCGCTTATCACACCGCTGCGGTACGCCGTGGCGCGCCGCATTGCCTGCTGCTCGCCGATTTGCCGTTTATGAGTTACGCCACGCCGCAGCAGACCTGTGAAAATGCGGGCCAGCTGATGCGCGCCGGCGCCAATATGGTGAAGCTGGAAGGCGGCGCCTGGCTGGCGGATACCGTGCGTATGCTAACGGAGCGCGCGGTGCCGGTGTGCGGTCATCTGGGCCTGACCCCGCAGTCGGTCAATATCTTTGGCGGTTATAAAGTCCAGGGGCGCGATAGCGAAGCGGCGGATCGTCTGCTTGCCGACGCGCAGGCGCTGGAGGCGGCCGGCGCTCAGCTGATGGTGCTGGAATGCGTGCCGGTGGCGCTGGCGCAGCGCGTCACCCAGGCGCTGAACATTCCGGTTATTGGCATCGGCGCCGGTAACGTCACCGACGGACAAATTCTGGTTATGCATGACGCTTTTGGCATTACCGGCGGTCATATACCTAAGTTTGCGAAAAATTTCCTTGCCGAAACCGGTGATATTCGCGCCGCCGTGCGTCAGTATATTCAGGAAGTGGAAGAGGCAAGCTATCCCGCCGCTGAGCACAGTTTCCAGTGA
- the gluQRS gene encoding tRNA glutamyl-Q(34) synthetase GluQRS, whose product MSTSCTGRFAPSPSGELHFGSLIAALGSYLHARAQGGRWLVRIEDIDPPREVPGAATAILHQLEHYGLHWDGEVVWQSQRHQAYRDALEWLRQHRQSYYCTCTRSRIQQIGGFYDGHCRDLHLGPQQAALRLRQRQPVYQFDDLLRGAVRVEPALAEEDFIIHRRDGLFAYNLAVVVDDHFQGVTEIVRGADLIAPTVRQIALWRQLGWQEPAYLHLPLVLNHDGNKLSKQNHAPALPDGDPRPVLVKALRFLGQSTPENWQDITTTQLLALAVAQWDLAKVPRDDALAAIETTTPFSNGSQQAMISR is encoded by the coding sequence ATGTCAACATCCTGTACAGGACGTTTTGCTCCCTCCCCTTCCGGTGAACTTCACTTCGGCTCGCTTATTGCCGCGCTTGGCAGCTATCTGCACGCCCGTGCTCAGGGCGGCCGCTGGCTGGTTCGCATCGAAGATATCGATCCGCCGCGTGAAGTGCCCGGCGCCGCTACCGCTATTCTGCATCAGCTGGAACACTACGGCCTGCACTGGGACGGTGAAGTGGTATGGCAATCGCAACGGCATCAGGCCTACCGCGACGCGCTGGAGTGGCTGCGTCAGCATCGACAAAGCTACTACTGCACCTGTACCCGTAGCCGTATTCAGCAGATTGGCGGCTTTTATGATGGACACTGCCGCGACCTGCACCTTGGCCCGCAGCAGGCGGCGTTGCGTCTGCGTCAGCGGCAGCCGGTTTATCAGTTCGATGATTTACTGCGCGGCGCGGTACGCGTCGAGCCCGCGCTGGCGGAAGAAGACTTTATTATTCACCGCCGCGACGGGCTGTTCGCCTATAACCTGGCGGTAGTAGTGGACGACCATTTTCAGGGCGTGACGGAAATCGTGCGCGGCGCGGACTTAATCGCGCCAACGGTACGGCAGATTGCGCTCTGGCGGCAGCTGGGCTGGCAGGAACCGGCTTATCTGCATTTGCCGCTGGTGCTGAATCATGACGGCAACAAACTGTCGAAGCAGAACCATGCCCCTGCCCTGCCGGATGGCGATCCGCGTCCGGTGCTGGTAAAGGCGCTGCGTTTTCTGGGACAAAGCACGCCGGAAAACTGGCAGGATATAACAACCACGCAGCTGTTAGCGCTGGCCGTTGCGCAGTGGGATTTGGCAAAAGTGCCGCGCGATGACGCGCTGGCCGCCATTGAAACGACAACACCATTCTCAAATGGTTCGCAACAGGCTATGATTAGCCGCTGA
- the dksA gene encoding RNA polymerase-binding protein DksA produces the protein MQEGQNRKTSSLSILAIAGVEPYQEKPGEEYMNEAQLSHFRKILEAWRNQLRDEVDRTVSHMQDEAANFPDPVDRAAQEEEFSLELRNRDRERKLIKKIEKTLKKVEDDDFGYCESCGVEIGIRRLEARPTADLCIDCKTLAEIREKQMAG, from the coding sequence ATGCAAGAAGGGCAAAACCGTAAAACATCGTCCCTGAGTATTCTCGCCATCGCTGGGGTGGAGCCGTACCAGGAGAAACCGGGCGAAGAGTATATGAACGAAGCCCAGCTGTCTCACTTCAGGAAAATCCTAGAAGCGTGGCGTAATCAACTCAGGGATGAAGTCGATCGTACGGTATCTCATATGCAGGACGAAGCCGCTAACTTCCCCGATCCGGTCGACCGTGCCGCTCAGGAAGAAGAGTTCAGCCTCGAACTGCGCAACCGCGACCGCGAGCGTAAACTGATCAAAAAGATCGAGAAGACTCTGAAAAAGGTGGAAGACGACGATTTCGGCTACTGTGAATCCTGTGGCGTTGAAATCGGTATTCGTCGCCTTGAAGCGCGTCCGACCGCCGATCTTTGCATCGATTGTAAAACGCTGGCGGAAATCCGCGAAAAACAAATGGCCGGCTAA
- a CDS encoding ABC transporter permease yields the protein MMHLYWVALKSIWAKEINRFARIWIQTLVPPVITMTLYFIIFGNLIGSRIGDMHGFSYMQFIVPGLIMMAVITNAYANVASSFFSAKFQRNIEELLVAPVPTHIVIAGYVGGGVARGICVGILVTAVSLFFVPFHVHSWLMVAVTLLLTAIMFSLAGLLNAVFARTFDDISLIPTFVLTPLTYLGGVFYSLTLLPPFWQAVSKLNPVVYMISGFRYGFLGINDVPLVFTLSVLIAFIVVFYILAWTLIQRGRGLRT from the coding sequence ATGATGCACTTATACTGGGTCGCGCTGAAAAGCATCTGGGCCAAAGAGATTAACCGTTTCGCCCGCATCTGGATCCAGACGCTGGTGCCGCCGGTGATCACCATGACGCTCTACTTTATTATTTTCGGTAACCTGATTGGCTCGCGTATCGGCGATATGCACGGCTTCAGCTATATGCAGTTTATCGTGCCGGGGCTGATTATGATGGCGGTGATCACCAACGCCTACGCCAACGTGGCATCCTCTTTCTTTAGCGCCAAGTTTCAACGCAATATCGAAGAGCTGCTGGTGGCGCCGGTGCCCACGCATATCGTGATTGCCGGTTACGTCGGCGGCGGCGTGGCGCGCGGGATCTGTGTGGGGATTCTGGTTACCGCGGTATCGCTCTTTTTTGTGCCGTTTCATGTGCATTCGTGGCTGATGGTGGCGGTAACGCTGCTGTTGACGGCGATTATGTTTTCTCTGGCGGGCCTGCTGAATGCGGTATTTGCCCGTACCTTTGACGATATCAGCCTGATCCCGACCTTTGTCCTGACGCCGTTAACTTACCTGGGTGGCGTTTTTTATTCGCTGACGCTGCTGCCGCCGTTCTGGCAGGCGGTATCCAAGCTCAATCCGGTGGTCTATATGATTAGCGGCTTCCGTTACGGCTTTTTAGGCATCAACGATGTTCCGCTGGTCTTTACGCTCTCAGTGCTGATCGCTTTTATCGTGGTGTTTTATATTCTCGCCTGGACGCTGATACAGCGCGGGCGCGGCTTACGCACCTGA
- the thpR gene encoding RNA 2',3'-cyclic phosphodiesterase codes for MSARRLFFGIGLPKPLQQQLVRWRAEQFPEEAGRPVVAASLHITLAFLGEISDEKAQGLQQLAGRIRQPAFTLHLDDAGHWPRPGVVWLGCRQAPRGLLQLAEMLRAQAARSGCYQSPQPFHPHITLLRNATRPVALPPRNFHWQFTVDHFSLYQSVFAQGRTRYRALQSWPLQEKL; via the coding sequence ATGAGCGCACGTCGTCTCTTTTTCGGCATCGGTTTACCCAAACCGCTACAGCAGCAGCTGGTTCGCTGGCGCGCCGAACAGTTTCCCGAGGAGGCTGGCCGCCCGGTGGTGGCCGCCAGCCTGCATATTACGCTGGCGTTCCTGGGCGAAATCAGTGATGAAAAGGCGCAGGGGCTGCAACAGCTGGCCGGACGTATTCGCCAGCCTGCGTTTACTCTGCATCTGGATGATGCCGGTCACTGGCCGCGCCCCGGCGTAGTGTGGCTCGGCTGTCGTCAGGCGCCGCGCGGCCTGCTGCAGCTGGCGGAGATGCTGCGCGCTCAGGCGGCGCGCAGCGGCTGTTATCAAAGCCCGCAACCGTTTCATCCGCACATTACGCTGCTGCGCAATGCGACCCGCCCGGTCGCTCTGCCGCCGCGCAATTTTCATTGGCAGTTTACGGTGGATCATTTTTCTTTATACCAGTCGGTTTTCGCCCAGGGACGAACCCGCTATCGCGCGCTGCAAAGCTGGCCGCTGCAGGAGAAGCTATGA
- a CDS encoding DUF1349 domain-containing protein, translated as MPQFHWINEPAVWHHENARLHVVTDGQTDFWRETWYGFTRFSGHFWAREVQEDFTFQARIRADFHTLYDQAGIMFMADEQHWLKAGIEYNDGQPAMGSVLTQGGSDWATGPFSGDARDFWMRLTLRDSALRLQYSTDGVNWPLLRLCPIVNAARYQVGVMCCTPERAGLEVEFSEISLTPPNGKALHDLS; from the coding sequence ATGCCGCAGTTTCACTGGATTAACGAGCCAGCCGTCTGGCACCATGAGAACGCCCGTTTACATGTCGTCACCGACGGTCAAACCGATTTCTGGCGGGAAACCTGGTACGGTTTTACCCGCTTTAGCGGCCACTTCTGGGCCAGAGAAGTGCAGGAAGATTTTACTTTCCAGGCGCGTATACGCGCTGATTTCCATACGCTTTACGATCAGGCGGGCATTATGTTTATGGCCGATGAGCAGCACTGGCTGAAAGCGGGGATTGAATATAACGATGGTCAGCCGGCGATGGGCAGCGTTTTGACGCAGGGCGGTTCTGACTGGGCAACCGGTCCGTTTAGCGGCGATGCGCGCGATTTCTGGATGCGTTTAACGCTGCGCGACAGCGCTCTGCGGCTGCAATATTCCACTGATGGCGTAAACTGGCCGTTGCTGAGGCTATGCCCGATTGTCAACGCCGCGCGTTATCAGGTGGGCGTGATGTGCTGTACGCCGGAGCGCGCCGGGCTGGAAGTGGAATTTAGTGAAATAAGCCTGACGCCGCCCAATGGCAAAGCGCTACATGATTTAAGCTAA
- the pcnB gene encoding polynucleotide adenylyltransferase PcnB, giving the protein MFTRVANFCRKVLSREDTALAEVEEDELQMTVIPRESHNISRKDISENALKVLYRLNKAGYEAYLVGGGVRDLLLGKAPKDFDVTTNATPEQMRKLFRNCRLVGRRFRLAHVMFGPEVIEVATFRGHHQAEEDSNAQRGQNGMLLRDNIFGTIEDDAQRRDLTINSLYYSVADFSVRDYVGGLQDLQQGIIRLIGDPETRYREDPVRMLRVVRFAAKLDMTIAETTAEPIPRLATLLNDIPPARLFEEALKLLQAGYGYKTYLLLREYQLFQPLFPILSRGFTEHSDSQMERMLAQVLKNTDTRIQNQMRVNPAFLFAAMFWYPQLENAQRIAQESGLAYYDAFALAMNDVLDEACRSLAIPKRITTLVRDIWQLQLRMSRRHGKRAIKLMEHPKFRAAYDLLALRAEVENNAELQRLTNWWGEFQAAAPPQQNHMLKNLGDEPVPRRRQRRPRKRPAAPRRDNSSNV; this is encoded by the coding sequence ATTTTTACCCGAGTAGCTAATTTTTGCCGTAAAGTTCTGAGTCGTGAAGACACGGCGCTGGCAGAGGTTGAGGAAGACGAACTGCAGATGACCGTCATCCCTCGTGAAAGTCACAACATCTCGCGCAAAGACATTAGCGAAAACGCCCTGAAAGTTCTTTATCGCCTGAATAAAGCGGGCTATGAAGCCTATCTGGTGGGCGGTGGTGTCCGTGACCTGCTGCTGGGTAAAGCGCCGAAAGATTTTGATGTGACCACCAACGCCACGCCGGAGCAAATGCGTAAGCTGTTCCGCAACTGTCGTCTGGTTGGCCGTCGCTTCCGTCTTGCGCACGTGATGTTTGGCCCGGAAGTGATCGAAGTGGCCACTTTCCGCGGTCATCATCAGGCTGAAGAAGACAGCAACGCCCAGCGCGGCCAAAACGGCATGCTACTGCGCGACAACATCTTCGGCACCATTGAAGATGACGCCCAGCGCCGTGATTTAACCATCAACAGCCTTTACTACAGCGTAGCTGACTTTAGCGTGCGCGATTATGTCGGCGGCCTGCAGGATCTGCAGCAGGGTATCATCCGCCTGATTGGCGATCCGGAAACGCGCTATCGTGAAGATCCGGTCAGGATGCTGCGCGTGGTGCGCTTTGCCGCCAAGCTGGATATGACCATCGCGGAAACCACCGCCGAGCCGATTCCGCGTCTTGCCACGCTGCTGAACGATATTCCTCCGGCGCGTCTGTTTGAGGAAGCGCTGAAGCTGCTGCAGGCGGGCTACGGTTATAAAACCTACCTGCTGCTGCGCGAATACCAGCTATTCCAGCCGCTGTTCCCGATTCTGAGCCGCGGCTTTACCGAGCATAGCGACAGCCAGATGGAGCGGATGCTGGCGCAGGTATTGAAAAATACTGATACGCGCATTCAAAACCAGATGCGGGTTAACCCAGCCTTCCTGTTCGCCGCAATGTTCTGGTACCCGCAACTGGAAAACGCCCAGCGTATCGCTCAGGAAAGCGGCCTCGCCTATTACGACGCTTTTGCATTGGCCATGAATGATGTGCTGGATGAAGCGTGCCGTTCGCTGGCGATCCCGAAACGCATTACCACGCTGGTGCGTGATATCTGGCAGTTACAGCTGCGGATGTCGCGTCGTCACGGTAAGCGTGCGATTAAGCTGATGGAGCATCCTAAGTTCCGCGCCGCATACGATTTGCTGGCGCTGCGCGCTGAGGTGGAAAACAATGCGGAGCTACAGCGTCTGACGAACTGGTGGGGCGAATTCCAGGCCGCCGCGCCGCCGCAGCAGAATCATATGCTGAAAAATCTTGGCGATGAGCCAGTACCGCGCCGCCGTCAGCGTCGTCCGCGCAAACGTCCCGCCGCTCCGCGCCGCGATAACAGCAGCAACGTATGA
- the panC gene encoding pantoate--beta-alanine ligase translates to MLIIETLPMLRREIRRWRQEGKRIALVPTMGNLHEGHMTLVDEARERADIVVVSIFVNPMQFDRAEDLARYPRTLQEDCEKLNRARVDLVFAPAPGDVYPKGLDTQTFVEVPGLSTLLEGASRPGHFRGVSTIVSKLFNLVQPDLACFGEKDYQQLALIRKMVADMGYDIDIIGVPTVRAKDGLALSSRNGYLTADERKLAPALSQAMKAMAAKLANGERHVEEIIESAESELRDKGLTPDGLAICDAETLLPLNVDSQRAVILMAAWLGKARLIDNQTVDLTQ, encoded by the coding sequence GTGTTGATTATCGAAACGTTGCCGATGTTACGCCGTGAAATCAGGCGCTGGCGTCAGGAAGGCAAACGCATTGCGCTGGTGCCGACCATGGGCAACCTGCATGAAGGCCATATGACGCTGGTGGATGAAGCGCGTGAACGCGCCGACATCGTAGTAGTAAGCATTTTCGTAAACCCAATGCAGTTCGATCGAGCTGAAGATCTGGCGCGCTATCCGCGTACGCTACAGGAAGACTGTGAAAAGCTGAACCGTGCGCGCGTTGATTTGGTGTTTGCGCCAGCACCTGGCGATGTCTATCCCAAAGGTCTGGATACGCAAACCTTTGTCGAGGTGCCAGGGCTTTCTACTCTGCTGGAAGGCGCCAGCCGTCCCGGCCATTTCCGTGGCGTTTCCACTATCGTCAGTAAGCTGTTTAACCTGGTGCAGCCGGATCTGGCCTGCTTCGGCGAAAAGGATTATCAACAGCTGGCGCTGATCCGCAAGATGGTGGCGGATATGGGTTACGATATTGATATTATCGGCGTGCCAACGGTACGCGCGAAAGATGGCCTGGCGCTCAGTTCGCGCAACGGCTATCTGACCGCTGACGAGCGTAAGCTGGCGCCGGCGCTAAGCCAGGCGATGAAGGCGATGGCGGCGAAGCTGGCCAACGGCGAGCGACATGTCGAAGAGATTATCGAAAGTGCCGAATCCGAGCTGCGTGATAAAGGATTAACGCCGGATGGCCTGGCCATCTGCGATGCTGAAACGCTGCTGCCGCTGAATGTAGACAGCCAGCGCGCGGTAATTCTGATGGCCGCATGGTTGGGCAAAGCCCGTCTGATTGACAATCAAACGGTTGATCTGACCCAGTAG
- the hrpB gene encoding ATP-dependent helicase HrpB: MSELPVSAVLPEVLAALKQAPQVLLAAPTGAGKSTWLPLRLLQQGDIAGRIIMLEPRRLAARNVAQRLAEQLGEEPGATVGYRMRADSRVGPATRLEVVTEGILTRMLQQDPMLDGVGLVILDEFHERSLQADLALALLLDVQQGLRDDLRLLIMSATLDNARLSARLPAAPLIVSEGRSFPVERRYASLPAQLPFDEAIAREVAQLLREESGSLLLFLPGVGEIERVKNQLAQRVGSDIELCPLYGALPLAAQRRAILPAPPGKRKVVLATNIAETSLTIDGIRLVVDSALERSARFDARSGITRLQTQRISQASMTQRAGRAGRLAPGICLHLIGREQAERAAAQSEPEILQSDLSALWLDLLQWGCHDAAQLNWIDAPPAPALLAAQTLLRMLGALGENDQLTAQGRAMAKLGSEPRLAALLTAAHDRDAQATAARLAAILEEPPRQGSRNLLDHLFTPHTGWQQRARQLQKRLNVAGGHPDAALAPMLLAQAFPDRLARRRGESGRYQLAGGPGAMLDHEDGLTRHEWLIAPQLLQGDAQTEARILLALPVDIHTLQRDYPGLVRSETDIEWDEAKATLRAWQRDKIGVLALKSQPLAKPDVDVLHPAMLRWIREKGLEVLNWTPEAQQLRLRLQCAAQWLPEEKWPAMDDEALLATLESWLLPEMRSVRDMKGLRQVSLVGALLHLLTWSQRQRLDSALPTHYTVPTGSRLPIRYDSEKPPALAVRLQEMFGEAQNPTIAEGRVALVLELLSPAQRPLQITRDLAAFWQGAYPQVQKEMKGRYPKHAWPDDPASALPTRRTKKYAAPQ, encoded by the coding sequence TTGAGTGAATTACCGGTAAGCGCCGTGCTGCCAGAGGTGCTGGCGGCGTTAAAACAGGCGCCGCAGGTATTGCTGGCTGCGCCGACGGGCGCAGGTAAATCCACCTGGCTGCCGCTGCGGCTGTTGCAGCAGGGCGACATTGCCGGGCGCATTATTATGCTGGAGCCGCGTCGTCTGGCGGCACGTAACGTGGCGCAGCGGTTGGCGGAGCAACTGGGTGAAGAGCCTGGCGCAACCGTAGGCTATCGCATGCGCGCCGACAGCCGCGTTGGGCCCGCCACCCGGTTAGAAGTGGTTACCGAAGGTATCCTGACGCGTATGCTGCAGCAGGACCCAATGTTGGACGGCGTAGGGCTGGTTATCCTTGATGAGTTTCATGAGCGTAGTTTGCAGGCCGATCTGGCGCTGGCGCTGTTGTTGGATGTACAGCAGGGGCTGCGCGACGATCTGCGTCTGTTAATTATGTCCGCTACGCTGGATAACGCACGCCTAAGCGCGCGTTTGCCCGCCGCGCCGTTGATCGTTTCCGAAGGGCGCAGTTTTCCGGTTGAGCGCCGCTACGCCAGCCTGCCGGCGCAGTTGCCGTTCGATGAGGCGATCGCGCGCGAAGTGGCCCAGCTGTTGCGTGAAGAGAGCGGTTCACTGCTGCTGTTTTTGCCCGGCGTCGGGGAAATCGAGCGGGTCAAAAACCAGCTGGCGCAGCGCGTCGGTAGCGATATTGAGCTGTGTCCGTTGTATGGCGCGCTGCCGCTGGCGGCACAGCGACGGGCGATTCTGCCGGCGCCGCCGGGCAAACGCAAAGTGGTGCTGGCGACCAACATCGCCGAAACCAGCTTAACCATCGATGGCATTCGTCTGGTGGTGGACAGCGCGCTGGAGCGCTCGGCGCGTTTCGATGCGCGCAGCGGCATTACGCGGTTACAAACTCAGCGTATCAGCCAGGCCTCAATGACGCAGCGCGCCGGACGCGCCGGACGTTTAGCGCCCGGCATCTGTTTACATTTGATCGGCCGCGAACAGGCGGAACGCGCCGCCGCTCAGAGCGAGCCGGAGATCCTGCAAAGCGATCTCAGCGCGCTGTGGCTGGATCTGTTGCAGTGGGGCTGCCATGACGCCGCGCAACTGAACTGGATCGATGCGCCGCCAGCACCTGCATTGCTGGCGGCGCAAACGCTGCTGCGGATGCTGGGCGCTCTGGGCGAGAACGATCAGCTGACGGCGCAGGGCCGTGCTATGGCGAAGCTGGGCAGCGAGCCGCGGCTGGCGGCGTTATTAACCGCCGCCCACGATCGCGATGCGCAGGCGACCGCCGCCCGGTTGGCCGCTATCCTCGAAGAACCGCCGCGTCAGGGCAGTCGTAATCTGCTTGATCATCTGTTTACCCCGCATACGGGCTGGCAGCAACGCGCTCGCCAGCTGCAAAAACGGCTGAACGTCGCGGGCGGTCACCCGGACGCGGCGCTGGCGCCCATGCTGCTGGCGCAGGCCTTCCCCGATCGCCTGGCGCGCCGACGTGGTGAAAGCGGACGCTACCAGCTGGCGGGCGGCCCGGGTGCGATGCTCGATCATGAAGATGGCCTGACGCGGCATGAATGGCTGATCGCGCCGCAGCTACTGCAGGGCGATGCGCAGACCGAGGCGCGTATCCTGCTGGCGCTGCCGGTGGATATCCATACGCTGCAGCGCGACTATCCCGGCCTGGTGCGTAGCGAAACCGATATCGAATGGGACGAGGCCAAAGCCACGCTGCGCGCCTGGCAGCGCGATAAAATCGGCGTGCTGGCGCTGAAATCGCAGCCGCTGGCGAAGCCTGACGTGGACGTGCTGCATCCGGCGATGCTGCGCTGGATCCGCGAAAAGGGGCTGGAAGTGCTTAACTGGACGCCGGAAGCGCAGCAGCTGCGGCTTCGTCTGCAGTGCGCTGCGCAGTGGCTGCCGGAGGAAAAGTGGCCGGCGATGGATGATGAGGCGCTGCTCGCCACGCTGGAAAGCTGGCTGCTGCCGGAAATGCGCAGCGTACGCGATATGAAAGGTTTACGTCAGGTTAGCCTGGTCGGCGCTTTATTACATTTGCTCACATGGTCACAACGTCAGCGGCTGGATAGTGCGCTACCAACTCATTACACTGTGCCGACCGGCAGCCGTCTGCCGATTCGCTACGATAGCGAGAAGCCGCCCGCGCTGGCGGTGCGCCTGCAGGAAATGTTCGGCGAGGCGCAAAACCCGACGATTGCGGAAGGGCGCGTGGCGCTGGTGCTGGAGCTGTTATCACCTGCGCAGCGGCCACTGCAGATCACTCGCGATCTCGCAGCTTTCTGGCAGGGCGCGTATCCACAGGTGCAGAAAGAGATGAAGGGACGCTATCCCAAACATGCCTGGCCTGACGATCCGGCCAGCGCGTTACCTACGCGCCGTACCAAAAAATATGCTGCGCCGCAGTAG
- the folK gene encoding 2-amino-4-hydroxy-6-hydroxymethyldihydropteridine diphosphokinase — MIRVYLALGSNLADPLHQVRNALDALDAIPQTRRAAVSSFYRTPPYGPPDQPDYLNAAVALDSELSPEALLDHTQRIELEQGRVRKAERWGPRTLDLDILLFGDRVLNTPRLTVPHYDMHNRAFMLVPLLEIAPQARLPDGRYLADIVEKLDCSAIHRW; from the coding sequence ATGATCCGCGTCTATCTTGCCTTAGGCAGCAATCTGGCCGATCCGCTGCATCAGGTGCGTAACGCGCTTGATGCGCTGGATGCCATTCCGCAAACGCGACGGGCGGCGGTCTCGTCGTTTTACCGTACCCCGCCCTACGGGCCGCCCGATCAGCCGGACTACCTTAACGCCGCCGTGGCGCTCGACAGTGAACTCTCGCCAGAGGCGCTGCTTGACCATACGCAGCGCATTGAACTGGAGCAGGGCCGGGTGCGTAAAGCGGAGCGTTGGGGCCCGCGCACGCTCGATCTGGATATCTTGCTGTTTGGCGATCGGGTGCTCAATACGCCGCGCTTGACGGTGCCCCATTACGATATGCATAACCGCGCTTTTATGCTGGTGCCGCTGCTGGAAATCGCCCCGCAGGCCCGGCTGCCTGATGGCCGCTATCTTGCTGATATCGTAGAAAAACTTGATTGCAGCGCCATCCACCGCTGGTAA
- the panD gene encoding aspartate 1-decarboxylase, whose amino-acid sequence MVRTMLQGKLHRVKVTQADLHYEGSCAIDQDFLDASGILQYEAIDIYNVTNGQRFSTYAIAAERGSKIISVNGAAARCACEGDILIICSYVQMSDEEARQWQPKVAYFEGDNQMKRLAKAVPVQVA is encoded by the coding sequence ATGGTACGCACCATGCTGCAAGGCAAGCTGCATCGGGTGAAGGTCACACAGGCTGACCTGCATTACGAAGGTTCCTGCGCCATCGATCAGGATTTTCTCGACGCTTCCGGCATCCTACAGTACGAAGCGATCGATATTTATAACGTGACCAACGGCCAGCGTTTCTCCACCTATGCGATTGCCGCCGAGCGCGGCTCGAAAATTATCTCGGTGAACGGCGCGGCCGCCCGCTGCGCCTGTGAAGGCGATATTCTGATTATCTGCTCTTACGTGCAGATGTCAGATGAAGAAGCGCGTCAGTGGCAGCCCAAAGTGGCTTATTTCGAAGGTGATAATCAGATGAAGCGCCTGGCGAAAGCCGTGCCGGTGCAGGTTGCCTGA
- the sfsA gene encoding DNA/RNA nuclease SfsA — MNFQPALRPARLISRYKRFLADVVTPEGETLTIHCANTGAMTGCATPGDTVWYSTSTSLTRKYPHSWELTETQTGHLICVNTLRANQLVREALAAEKIAELSGYPQLRAEVKYGAERSRIDFLLQAHNRPECYIEVKSVTLLQQGKGYFPDAVTVRGQKHLRELASIAQRGERAVMLFTVLHSGIEDVAPARHIDVRYAEQLAQAQQSGVEILCYKAQLSPAGMWLNQRINLAL, encoded by the coding sequence ATGAATTTTCAACCGGCATTGCGTCCGGCGCGGCTGATAAGCCGTTATAAACGTTTTCTTGCCGACGTCGTCACACCGGAAGGCGAAACATTAACGATACACTGCGCCAATACCGGCGCGATGACCGGCTGCGCGACGCCTGGCGATACCGTCTGGTACTCTACTTCTACCAGCCTGACGCGCAAATATCCGCACAGCTGGGAGCTGACGGAAACGCAAACCGGTCATCTTATCTGCGTTAATACGCTGCGTGCGAATCAGCTGGTACGCGAAGCGCTGGCGGCAGAGAAAATTGCAGAATTATCTGGTTACCCGCAGCTGCGGGCTGAAGTGAAATATGGCGCAGAACGTAGCCGAATCGATTTTCTGCTGCAGGCGCACAACAGGCCTGAGTGCTATATTGAAGTGAAATCCGTAACGCTGTTACAACAGGGTAAAGGATACTTTCCGGATGCGGTGACCGTTCGGGGCCAGAAGCACCTGCGTGAACTGGCCAGCATCGCCCAGCGGGGCGAACGCGCGGTTATGTTATTTACTGTTTTGCACTCGGGGATTGAGGACGTAGCCCCCGCGCGTCATATTGATGTGCGTTACGCAGAACAACTGGCACAGGCACAACAGAGCGGGGTGGAGATCCTCTGTTATAAGGCGCAGTTATCACCGGCGGGCATGTGGCTGAATCAGCGGATAAACCTGGCGTTGTAA